The Mycolicibacterium aurum genome segment GCCGGAGTACTGGCTGAGTCAGCAGGGCCGGCTCACCCACCCCGTGGTGTTGCGGCCCGGCGACGATCATTACCGGGAGATCAGCTGGCCCGAAGCGTTCCGGCTTATCGCCGGCGAGCTCCGCGCGCTGGACGACCCCAACGAGGCAGTGTTCTACACCTCTGGGCGGACCAGCAACGAGGCCGCCTTCCTGTACCAACTGCTGGTGCGCAGCTTCGGCACCAACAATCTGCCCGACTGCTCCAACATGTGCCACGAGTCCTCGGGCGCCTCGCTGGTCGACTCGATCGGCATCGGCAAGGGTTCGGTGACAGTCGAAGACGTGGCCAACTCCGACCTCATCGTCATCGCCGGGCAGAACCCCGGAACCAACCATCCGCGCATGCTCTCGGTGCTGGAGAAGGCGAAGGCCAACGGCGCGAAGATCATTGCCGTCAACCCGCTACCCGAGGCCGGCCTCATCCGGTTCAAGGACCCGCAGAAGGTGCACGGGGTCGTCGGTCACGGCGTCGCGGTCGCCGACGAGTTCGTCCAGATCCGTCTCGGCGGCGACATGGCGTTGTTCGCCGGGGTGGCCCGCCTGCTGCTGGAGGCCGACGATCGCCGCCCGGGCAGCGTCATCGACCGCGACTTCATCGACACCTACTGCCACGGGTTCGCCGAATACGAAGCGCAGGCGCGCGCGGTCGACCTCGACACCGTGCTGGAGGCCACCGGCATTTCGCGCACCCAGCTGGAGCGGGTGGCTGCCATGGTGGCCGAATCGGAGCGCACGGTGGCGTGCTGGGCGATGGGCCTCACCCAGCACCGGCACGCCGTCGCAATGATCTCCGAAATCAGCAACGTTCTGCTGATGCGCGGGATGATCGGCAAACCGGGCGCGGGCCTGTGCCCGGTGCGCGGCCATTCCAACGTCCAGGGTGACCGGACCATGGGCATCTGGGAGAAGATGCCCGAGGAGTTCCTCGCCGCGTTGGACGCCCACTTCGGTATCACCAGTCCGCGCCAGGACGGCGTGGACACCGTCGACGCCATCCGCGCCATGCGCGACGGCCGCGCCAAGGTGTTCATGGGGATGGGCGGCAATTTCGCACTCGCGACGCCGGACACCGCGGTCACCGAGGCCGCGTTACGGGCGTGTGCGCTGACCGTGCAGGTGTCGACAAAGCTGAACCGCAGCCACGTCGTGCACGGCCGTACCGCACTCATCCTGCCCTCCCTGGGTCGCACCGATCGCGACGTCCAGAACGGTGTCAAACAACAGGTTTCCGTTGAGGATTCGATGTCGATGGTCCACCTGTCGCGGGGCAGCCTGCATCCACCCGGCGAGCAGGTGCGCAGCGAAGTGGCCATCGTCTGTCAGCTCGCCCGCGAACTTCTCGGGCCGGCGCACCCGGTGCCGTGGGAGCGGTTCAACGGCGACTACGACACGATCCGCGACGCGATCGCCGCCGTGGTGCCCGGCTGCGCCGACTACAACACCAAGGTGCGGGCAGCCGACGGATTTCAGCTGCCGCACGGCCCCCGCGACTCCCGCGAATTTCCCACCAGCACAGGGAAAGCGAACTTCGCGGTCAATCCGCTGGAATGGGTCCCGGTACCCCCTGGGCGGCTGGTCCTGCAGACGCTACGCAGTCACGACCAGTACAACACCACCATCTACGGCCTCAG includes the following:
- a CDS encoding FdhF/YdeP family oxidoreductase; this translates as MGLRLRRGRGVTRDIKADYDEHAAVVTEREQEAAGVKAVLVSLQRGVKSMGPLRTAASLIRLNQRKGFDCPGCAWPEEPGGRKFAEFCENGAKAVAEEATKRVVTPEFFARHSISDLEGRPEYWLSQQGRLTHPVVLRPGDDHYREISWPEAFRLIAGELRALDDPNEAVFYTSGRTSNEAAFLYQLLVRSFGTNNLPDCSNMCHESSGASLVDSIGIGKGSVTVEDVANSDLIVIAGQNPGTNHPRMLSVLEKAKANGAKIIAVNPLPEAGLIRFKDPQKVHGVVGHGVAVADEFVQIRLGGDMALFAGVARLLLEADDRRPGSVIDRDFIDTYCHGFAEYEAQARAVDLDTVLEATGISRTQLERVAAMVAESERTVACWAMGLTQHRHAVAMISEISNVLLMRGMIGKPGAGLCPVRGHSNVQGDRTMGIWEKMPEEFLAALDAHFGITSPRQDGVDTVDAIRAMRDGRAKVFMGMGGNFALATPDTAVTEAALRACALTVQVSTKLNRSHVVHGRTALILPSLGRTDRDVQNGVKQQVSVEDSMSMVHLSRGSLHPPGEQVRSEVAIVCQLARELLGPAHPVPWERFNGDYDTIRDAIAAVVPGCADYNTKVRAADGFQLPHGPRDSREFPTSTGKANFAVNPLEWVPVPPGRLVLQTLRSHDQYNTTIYGLSDRYRGVEGGRRVVFVNPADIASFGLTEGDRVDLVSEFTADGETEERRAKDFRVVPYSTPVGNAAAYYPETNSLVALDHVAARSNTPVSKAVVIRLEPASAPDDLVSGAAWDE